The stretch of DNA GGTCGCCATCGGCGTCGCGCTCGGCCGCTCCCGGCGGGCCACCGACTACTTCGGGCCGCTGCTGGACTTCTTCCGGTCGGTGCCCACTCCGGCGCTGGTGCCGCTGTTCCTGGTGCTGTTCACGCTGGGCACGCCGATGCAGCTGGCGACGATCGTGTTCGGCACGGTGTTCACCGTGGTGCTCAACACCGCCGACGGCGCGGCCTCGGTGGACGCGGTCAAGCAGCACACCGCCCGCGCTTTCCGGATCGGCCGGTGGGACTGGTGGAGCCGGATCGTGCTGCCCGCGGCCGCGCCGAAGATCTTCGCCGGGCTGCGGATCAGCCTGTCGCAGGCGCTGATCCTGATGGTGGTCTCCGAGATGGTCGGCGCCAGCAGCGGCCTCGGCTACCAGCTCGTCTACGCCCAGCAGCAGTTCGAGTTCGCCGACCTGTGGGCGGGAATCGTGCTGCTGGCCCTGCTGGGCTACCTGCTCAACACCGCGCTGCTTGCGGTGCAGCGGCGGGCGCTCACCTGGCAACACGGCTCCGCCGACCCCGCGCGAGCGAAAGGATGACTGTGCGCACGATGCTGGAGGTGGCCGGGCTCGGCCACACCTACGAAGGCGGCCACGTCGCCATCCGCGACCTGGGCTTCACGGTCGAGGAGGGGCAGCTGACCTGCATCGTCGGTCCGTCCGGCTGCGGCAAGTCGACGCTGCTGCGGCTGGTCGGCGGCCTGCAACGACCCACCAGCGGCCGCGTGGCGCTGCGCGGCGAGCAGATCGACGGCGTGCCGGAGGACCTCGCGGTGGTCTTCCAGGACTACGGCCGCTCGCTGTTCCCGTGGATGACGGTGCGCGGCAACGTGGAGTTCCCGCTGCGCACGCGCTCTGTGAAGCGGCGCGAGCGGGCCGCGGAAGCGCTGTCCTGGGTGGGTCTGGCCGACGCGGCGAAGAAGTACCCGTGGCAGCTCTCCGGCGGGATGCAGCAGCGGGTGGCGATCGCGCGGGCGCTGGCGACCCGGCCCGAGCTGCTGCTGCTGGACGAACCGTTCGCCTCGGTCGACGCGCAGACCCGGTTCGAGCTGGAGGACCTGCTGCTGTCCGTGCGCGAGCAGTACGGCAGCACGATCCTGCTGGTCACGCACGACATCGACGAGAGCGTCTACCTCGGCGACCGGGTGCTGGTGCTGTCCCGCTCGCCCGCGGAAGTCGTCGCCGACCTGGACGTCGACCTCGGTTCCGAGCGCGACCAGATCGGCACCCGGGCATCCGACGGGTTCATCACGCTCCGTAGTCACGTGGCGAAACTGTTGCAGTCCGGTCGCGCGGAGACCGCAGCCAACTGATCGAGCCCGGCAACCGGGAAATTCCCCACACTTCCCGGAAATACCGGGAAGTTCGGGCCATTCGCCCGCGAATGACCCGGGCGGCGGCGCGGGCGCCGAATCGCGAATTCTGGGGAAATCATTCGACCCGATGCGCCGACCGGCGCGCCGATCATTTCCCGGCGCCGCCCGGAACCGCGGATCAATACATCCGGCGCCCGCTCGGGGCGACCGGAACGTGCAGCACGGTCGGGCCGGATTCGGCCAATGCCGCGCGCAGTTCCCGATCGAATTCGGTCAGGTCGTCCACCCGCCGCGCCGCGCAGCCCATGCCCTGCGCCAGCGCCACGAAGTCGATGCCACCGAGGCGCACACCGGGCATCTTGCCGTCCTCGCCCACCTCGCCGAGCAGCCGCACCGCCGCGTACTCCTCGTTGTCCAGCACCAGCACCGTCAGCGACGCGTGCTCCTGGGCCGCGGTCCACAACGCCTGGATGCCGTACATGCTCGCGCCGTCGCCGAGCACGCCGACCACCGGGCGCCGGGTGGCCAGCGCGGACCCGACCACCGCGGAGATGCCGTAGCCCAGCGCACCGCTGGCACCCGCGTGGAAGTCCTGCTCCGGGGAGTCGAACGGCAGGAAGCGCTGGATCGTCTGCTTGTGCGTGGGCGCCTCGGTGACCACCACGGCGTCCGCGGGCAGCTGTTCGCGCAGCACGCTGAGCACGTGCTCGGCCGGTGGCGGGCTGGTCAGCGGCGGCAGTTCGGGAAGCTGCCTGCCGGTGGGCAGCGGCCGTTCGGATTGCGGCAGCTCCGGCAGCAGCTGGCGCAGCGCCGGTCCCAGCGCCGCGCGGATGCCCCGGGTGTGCTGGGCACGCGCGAGGATCTGCGGATCGTCGCTGATCAAGAAGCTCGACGGCCATTCGCGCTCGGCCGCGCCGCGGAACACGTGGTAGGTGAACGCGGGCGCCCCGAAGACTCCGACGAGGTCGTACTCGGCAAGGTCAGCGGCGACCGCGGCCTCGGAGGGTTGCAGGAATCCGGCGAACTGCGGGTGCGTCTCCGGGAACGACGAGCGCGAGACCATCGGCGAGAGCCACACCGCCGCGCGGGTCCGCTCGGCCAGCTCGACCATCTCGCGCACCGCGCCCTCCTCGATCACCGCGGGCCCGACGACGAGCGCGGGCCGCAGGCACGAGCGCAGCGCGTCGGCGAACTCGCTGATCGCGGCCGGGTCCGCGCCGGGCTGGGCGATCGGCGCGGGTGCTTCGACGGGCTCACCGGGCTCGTCCCAGTCGTCGGCGGGCACGGACAGGAACACCGGACCGCGCGGCGCCTGCATCGCCAGCTGGTAGGCGCGGGCCAGCGCCAGCGGAACGTCCGCGGCGCGGGCGGGTTCCAGCGACCACTTCACGTACGGCTTGGGGAACTCCGGCGCCTCGGTCGCGCCCAGGAACGGATCGTGCGGCAGCAACCGCCGAACCTGCTGACCGGCGAGGACGATCATCGGCGTGCGGTTGCGGTAGGCGCCGAACACCGCGCCCAGCGCGTGCCCCACCCCACCTGCGGAGTGCAGGTTGACCAGCACCGCGTTGCCGGTCTGCTGCGCGTAGCCGTCGGCCATCGCGGCGGCCACCGACTCCTGCAGCCCCAGCACGTAGCGGAAGTCGTCCGGCCACTGGTCCAGGAACGGCACCTCGGTCGTGCCCGGGTTGCCGAAGACCGTGGTGAGTCCCAGCTCGCGCATCAACCCGCGGGTCACGTCGCGCACGGTCGGCACGGCGGCGTCGGCCATCAGCTTCCTCCCGAACCATTCACATTTTTCCCGCAGCGGGAGAAAAATCCGGCACCCGAACCGCCGACGCTACGCGATGTCGAATACTCGACACGCCTCGTCACCAAAAAGAAGATCATCTTGACACGTTCGGGCACATAGCATTCAAATCCTATTGCAGCCTGTAACGCCAGGTACGACGTGGGCTTCCGGTGCGCCACCCCGCACGGCCAGCTCCGTGTCGCTTTCCGCACCGCTCGCCCAAGGAGGCACCCCCCACATGCCGAGCAGACCGATCGGGACCGCACGCCGCAGATCCCGGCTTCGCCTCACCCGCGCACTACTTTCCGTGGCCACGATCGGCGCTACCGCTTTCACGCTGAGCGGGTGCGGATTGCTCAGCGGCGCGGACGGCTCCAACGCCACCGGCGGCGACGCGGGGCTGGAGAAACCGACGATCGTGATCGGTTCGCTGCCCGCGCTGTCCCAGGCCCCGGTCGCGCTCGCGCAGGCGAAGGGCTACTTCCAGGACGAGGGCCTCAACGTCAAGGTCCAGCCGGTCGGCGACGGACCGGCCGCGCTGACCTCGCTGCTGTCCGGGCAGAACGACATCAGCCTGGGCAGCTACACCGCGCCGATCAAGGCGCAGGCCACCGGCGCCGGTGACCTCAAGTTCGTCAGCGAGATGATGGTCTCGGTGCCGAACAACATGAACATCATGACGTTGCCGAACTCCTCGGTGAAGAAGCCGGAGGACCTCTCCAACGCCAAGATCGCCATCAGCGCACCGGGCGCGATCACCGACATCGGCGCCAAGGCCGCGCTGCAGGAACGCGGAGTGGACATCCGCAACGCCGAGTTCGTCAAGTTCGGCTTCCCGGACATGCTGTCCGCGCTGCAGAACGGGCAGGTCGACGCGGCGGTGATGACCGAGCCGTTCATCACCCAGGCCGCGAAGAACGCGGGCGCGACCACGGTGGTGGACTGCTTCTCCGGCGGCACTTCGGACTTCCCGGTGGCCGGGGCGACGACCACCGCGAAGTTCGCGCAGGAGAACCCGAAGACGCTGCAGGCGTTCCAGCGCGCGGTCCAGCGGGCGCAGTTGACCGGGCAGAACCGGGCCGAGGTGACGCCGCTGCTGCCGCAGTTCGCCAAGATCACCCCGGAGCTGGCGCCGATCGTCGAGCTGGGCAAGATCCCGACCTCGATGGACGCCGCCCGGTTGCAGCGGGTCTCGGAGCTGATGAAGCGCTTCGGGCAGATCGGCAAGGAGGTCGACGTGTCCAAGATGCTGGTGCAGCCGCCGCCGCTGGAGGAAGCCCAGCCCGCAGGCCGCTGACCGGATCGCTCTCGGAGTCCCACCGACGATCACGAGTGAACGGCCTGTTGGACCAATCTAGTGGGACCAGCAGTCCGTTCACTCGGCTCGGTCCGCCCGATCAGCGCGGCGCATCCCGGCTCGGGCCCACCGACGATCATGAGCGAACGGACCGTTTGACCAACCTAGTGGGACCAACGGTCCGTTCACTGGTGCATCCCGCGGAGGCTAGTAGAGGGGTGTCGGGGCCGGGTCGACGTGCACGTGGAGCAGGCGCGGGCCGGAGGGGCGGCCGGGCAGGGCCGCGAGTTCGGCGGCCAGCTCGCCGGGCTCGCGCACCGTCGTCGCCGGACAGCCGAGGCTGCGCGCCAGCCCCGCGAAGTCCGTGCCACCCAGCTCGACGCCGGGCAGCTTCTGCTCGCCACCGCTGAGCACGGCCACCGCGGCGTACCGGGAGTTGTCCAGGATCACGAACGTCACCGGCGCCTGCTCGCGCACCGCCGTCCACACCGCCTGGAACCCGTACATGCTGGAACCGTCGCCGAGCAGCGCCAGCACCGGCCGCTGCGGGTCGGCCATCGCCACGCCCACCGCGGCGCCGATGCCGTAACCGAGCGCGCCCGAGGCGGCCGCGAAGAACCCGCCGTCGCGCGAGCGGATCGGAAAGTGCTCGTGCAGGTCGTTGCGGTGGCTCGGGGCTTCTTCGACCACGACGGCCGCCGCGGGCAACACCGCATTGATCTCGGCGAGCACGTAGCTCGCGCTCATCGGCGTCCCGGCCCGCGGACGCGGCGGACGTTGCAACGCCGCCGGTTCCGGCCGCTCCGACGCGCGCACCAGCTCACCGAGCCCGCGCACCGAGTGCGCCATCGTCCCCAGCAGGCCGGTGCCGCGGCGGGCGCGCGCGAGCACGTCCGGGTCGTCGTGCAGGAGGAACAGCTCCGGCAGCTCGTCAGCCGCCGGACCTCGGTAGACGTGGTAGGTGAACGCGGCAGCGCCGAAGACCGCGACCAGGTCGTAGGCGGCGAGTTCGGCGGCCAGCAGCTTCCGCTCGGGCTGCAGGAAACCCGCGAACCGCGGGTGGTCCTCGGGGAAGGAGCAGCGCGGGGACAGCGGGCTCGCCCACACCGCGGCCTTCGCGCGCTCGGCCAGCGCCACCATCTCCGGCACGACTCCCTCGTGATCGACGGCCGGGCCGACCACGAACGCGGGACGTTCGGCACCGCCCAGCGCCTCCGCCAGTCCCGCGAGCGCCGCCGGATCAGGGGCCGGGCCGGGCGTGACCGGCCGGTCCGGGACCTCGGTGGCCGGCCGGTCCCAGTCGTCGGCGGGGATCGACACGAACACCGGCCCCTGCGGCGGAGTCACCGCGAGCTGGTGGGCGCGGGCGATCGCCGCGGGCACGTCGGCCGCACTGACCGGTTCGCAGCTGAACTTCACGTACGGCTTGGGGAACTGCGGCGCGTCGGTCGCGCCGAGGAACGGCTCGTCCAGCAGCAGCGTCCGGGTCTGCTGCCCGGCCGTCACGACCAGCGGGGTGCCGTTGCGGTACGCGGTGAACAGCGACCCGAGCCCGTGCCCGACGCCGCCCGCCGAATGCAGGTTCACCAGCGCCGGAGCCCGGCGCGCCTGGGCGTACCCGTCGGCCATCGCGACGACCGCGGATTCCTGCAGGCCCAGCACGTAGCCGAAGTCGTCCGGCCAGTCCGCCAGGAACGGCACCTCGGTCGTGCCCGGATTGCCGAACACGGTGGTCATCCCGAGCCTGCGCAGCAGATCCCGCGTGACGTCCCGAACCGTCCGATCGCCCATGCCCGCCTCCCGCGACGACTCCGATCAAGCCCAGCACACCGGCACCCGCTCAGTGCACACCGCGCCATCCGGCGAGCGGAAGCCCTCGGCCCCGCGCACCCCGGCCGCGGTCGCGGCGGTGGAATACTGGAGACCGGTCCGGCCGTTGTCAGCGTGGCCGATCACCTGCGCAAAGCCCCCACCCGCACGAAAGCGCCCGAACAGCCGAGGGAGCAGCACCCGTGACCGACGGACCGCTGATCGTCCAGTCCGACAAGACCCTGCTGCTGGAAGTCGACCACGAGCAGGCCGACGAAGCGCGCACCGCCATCGCCCCGTTCGCGGAACTGGAACGCGCCCCCGAGCACGTGCACACCTACCGGATCACACCGCTGGCGCTGTGGAACGCGCGCGCCGCGGGGCACGACGCGGAGCAGGTGGTCGACGGCCTGGTCCGGTACTCCCGCTACCCCGTTCCGCAGCCGCTGCTGGTCGACATCGCCGAGACCATGGGCCGGTTCGGCCGGTTGCAGCTCGCGCACGACCCGGCGCACGGGCTGGTGCTGATCTCGCTGGACCGCGCGGTGCTGGAAGAGGTGATGCGGCACAAGAAGGTCAAGCCGATGCTCGGCGAGCGCATCGACGACGACACCGTGGCCGTGCATCCCAGCGAGCGCGGGCGGCTCAAGCAGCTGCTGCTCAAGATCGGCTGGCCCGCCGAGGACCTGGCGGGCTACGTCGACGGCGAAGCGCACCCGATCAGCCTCCGCGAAGAGGGCTGGAGCCTGCGGGACTACCAGCGCCAAGCGGTGCAGTCGTTCTGGTCGGGCGGTTCCGGCGTGGTCGTGCTGCCGTGCGGCGCCGGCAAGACGCTGGTCGGCGCCGCCGCGATGGCCGAGGCGGGCGCGACCACGCTGATCCTGGTCACCAACACCGTCGCGGGCAGGCAGTGGAAGCGGGAGCTGGTCGAGCGCACCTCGCTGACCGAGGAGGAGATCGGCGAGTACTCCGGCGAGAAGAAGGAGATCCGCCCGGTCACCATCGCCACCTACCAGGTGATCACCCGCAAGTCGAAGGGCGAGTACAAGCACCTGGAGCTGTTCGACTCCCGCGACTGGGGACTGGTGGTCTACGACGAGGTGCACCTGCTGCCCGCCCCGGTGTTCCGGATGACCGCCGACCTGCAGTCGCGGCGGCGCCTCGGGCTGACCGCGACGCTGGTGCGCGAGGACGGCCGGGAAGGCGACGTGTTCTCGCTGATCGGGCCGAAGCGCTTCGACGCGCCGTGGAAGGACATCGAGTCGCAGGGCTGGATCGCCCCGGCCGACTGCGTCGAAGTGCGCGTGACCCTCACCGACGACGAGCGGCTGCGCTACGCCACCTCGGAAGCCGAGGAGCGCTACAAGGTCTGCTCCACGGCACGCACCAAGGCCCCGGTCGTGCGGGCGATCCTCGATCAGCACCCGGGCGAGCCGGCGCTGGTGATCGGCGCGTACCTGGAGCAGCTGCACGAGCTCGGCGAGGCGCTGGACGCGCCGATCGTCGAGGGCTCCACCCGGAACAAGGAGCGGGAGAAGCTCTTCGACGCGTTCCGACGCGGCGAGATCGACCGGCTCGTGGTGTCGAAAGTGGCGAACTTCTCCATCGACTTGCCGGAGGCTTCGGTGGCGGTGCAGGTCTCCGGCACGTTCGGTTCCCGCCAGGAGGAGGCGCAGCGGCTCGGCCGGTTGCTGCGCCCGAAGGCCGAGGGCAGGCAGGCGCACTTCTACTCGGTGGTCTCCCGGGACACCCTGGACACCGACTACGCCGCGCACCGCCAGCGGTTCCTGGCCGAACAGGGCTACGCCTACCGCATCGTGGACGCCGATGACCTGCTCGGACCGGCGTTGCCGGACGTGGGTTGATCAGTTCCGCCGCCCGGCCGCCGCGGCTTGCGGGCGGGGTCGTATTTTCGGTGGCGTTGGCGAAACTGCCCGTGCGACGCACGGCACCGGTTACCGTTTGCGAGACAGACGCAGCAGTGGAGATCGGATGAACACCGAGAAGCACAACACCGCGGTGGGTGGTGCGCACCGGTTCATCGGGCTCGCGGAGAACCTCGAACGGCACGCGGGTACGCCGACTGCCGCCGAGCCGCCCAACGTCCGCGGCGACAACCGCGGGTACGGGCTGGTGTTCTTCCACCTGGACCAGTACCACCTGAGCACGGTGATCAGCTCGGGCCTGCGGTTCCAGCCGCTCGGTGCCGACCCGGCGCAGGAGCTCGCGTGCACGGTGTACAAGGAGCAGGCCGAAGCGGCCCGGCACCTGGTGGACGTGACCAGCGAGCTGCTGGTGGAGAGCGGCACGCACCTGGTGCCGGACCAGATCGTGCCGAACGAGAGCCCGCTGCTGCCCGGCACCGAGTTCTTCGGCGTGCTGGCCAGCGGGCATCCGCTGTTCCCGCCCGAGTTCACCAGGTTCACCGACCAGGAGGGCACCGAGCAGCTGCAGGTGTTCACGCTGCTGCCGGTCACCCTCGGGGAGCTGAACTACATCCTGGACAGCGGGGTAACCGCGCTGCGCCAGCAGTGGGCGCGGTTCGAGGTGGACGTGTTCGACCTGGGCCGCCCCAGCGTGGCCTGACCTTCCGCGGCCCTGACCGCTCGCGGCGGTGCGGCCGATCGTCGGGCTGATCACTTCCGCACCCGGGAACAGAACGGGCCTCGCCCGCGTATCGACCTTGGGGCGCACTCGGGCACCGGTGTGTGCCCCGTCGCCGTGCACCGGGCGCCGACGCACGTTTCTCCGCGAACTGCCGTGCTGACGCGCGCCCGATGCTCGGGCGAGGATGGTGCCTCCGGACGCGGGGACAGGTGCCGGACCGGGCGAGCTGGAAGGGACGGATCATGAGCGGGGCGACGATCAGCTTGGCCGAGTTGGATTCCGTGCGGGTGTACGGCCTGCCGATGCGCACCCGGTTCCGCGGGATCACCCGCAGGCAGGGGGTGCTGCTCGGCGGTCCCGGCGGCTGGGGCGAGTTCTGCCCGTTCGAGGACTACGACGACGCGCAGTCCGTGCCGTGGCTGCTGGCGGCCTTGGAGGCGTGCGCCGGGGATTGGCCTGCGGCGGTGCGCGACACCGTGCCGGTGAACTGCACGGTTCCGGCGGTGGACGGCGAGCAGGCGCACGAGATCGTGTCCGCCTCGGGCTGCAGCACGGCGAAGGTGAAGGTGGCCGAGTCGTCGCAGTTCGCCGCCGACGACGTCGAGCGGGTGGCCGCGGTGCGCGACGCCCTCGGCCCGGCGGGCGCGATCCGGGTGGACGCGAACGCGGCCTGGGACGTGGACACCGCGGTCGCCCGGATCGCGGAGCTGGACCGCGCCGCGGGTGGTCTGGAGTACGTCGAGCAGCCCTGCCCGAGCGTCGAAGAGCTCGCCGCCGTGCGGCGCAAGGTGGCGGTCCGGATCGCGGCGGACGAATCGATCCGCCGCGCCGAGGACCCGCTGCGGGTCGCGGTCGCCGAAGCGGCGGACGT from Saccharopolyspora sp. SCSIO 74807 encodes:
- a CDS encoding ABC transporter substrate-binding protein, with translation MATIGATAFTLSGCGLLSGADGSNATGGDAGLEKPTIVIGSLPALSQAPVALAQAKGYFQDEGLNVKVQPVGDGPAALTSLLSGQNDISLGSYTAPIKAQATGAGDLKFVSEMMVSVPNNMNIMTLPNSSVKKPEDLSNAKIAISAPGAITDIGAKAALQERGVDIRNAEFVKFGFPDMLSALQNGQVDAAVMTEPFITQAAKNAGATTVVDCFSGGTSDFPVAGATTTAKFAQENPKTLQAFQRAVQRAQLTGQNRAEVTPLLPQFAKITPELAPIVELGKIPTSMDAARLQRVSELMKRFGQIGKEVDVSKMLVQPPPLEEAQPAGR
- the mdlC gene encoding benzoylformate decarboxylase; amino-acid sequence: MGDRTVRDVTRDLLRRLGMTTVFGNPGTTEVPFLADWPDDFGYVLGLQESAVVAMADGYAQARRAPALVNLHSAGGVGHGLGSLFTAYRNGTPLVVTAGQQTRTLLLDEPFLGATDAPQFPKPYVKFSCEPVSAADVPAAIARAHQLAVTPPQGPVFVSIPADDWDRPATEVPDRPVTPGPAPDPAALAGLAEALGGAERPAFVVGPAVDHEGVVPEMVALAERAKAAVWASPLSPRCSFPEDHPRFAGFLQPERKLLAAELAAYDLVAVFGAAAFTYHVYRGPAADELPELFLLHDDPDVLARARRGTGLLGTMAHSVRGLGELVRASERPEPAALQRPPRPRAGTPMSASYVLAEINAVLPAAAVVVEEAPSHRNDLHEHFPIRSRDGGFFAAASGALGYGIGAAVGVAMADPQRPVLALLGDGSSMYGFQAVWTAVREQAPVTFVILDNSRYAAVAVLSGGEQKLPGVELGGTDFAGLARSLGCPATTVREPGELAAELAALPGRPSGPRLLHVHVDPAPTPLY
- a CDS encoding suppressor of fused domain protein: MNTEKHNTAVGGAHRFIGLAENLERHAGTPTAAEPPNVRGDNRGYGLVFFHLDQYHLSTVISSGLRFQPLGADPAQELACTVYKEQAEAARHLVDVTSELLVESGTHLVPDQIVPNESPLLPGTEFFGVLASGHPLFPPEFTRFTDQEGTEQLQVFTLLPVTLGELNYILDSGVTALRQQWARFEVDVFDLGRPSVA
- a CDS encoding DNA repair helicase XPB produces the protein MTDGPLIVQSDKTLLLEVDHEQADEARTAIAPFAELERAPEHVHTYRITPLALWNARAAGHDAEQVVDGLVRYSRYPVPQPLLVDIAETMGRFGRLQLAHDPAHGLVLISLDRAVLEEVMRHKKVKPMLGERIDDDTVAVHPSERGRLKQLLLKIGWPAEDLAGYVDGEAHPISLREEGWSLRDYQRQAVQSFWSGGSGVVVLPCGAGKTLVGAAAMAEAGATTLILVTNTVAGRQWKRELVERTSLTEEEIGEYSGEKKEIRPVTIATYQVITRKSKGEYKHLELFDSRDWGLVVYDEVHLLPAPVFRMTADLQSRRRLGLTATLVREDGREGDVFSLIGPKRFDAPWKDIESQGWIAPADCVEVRVTLTDDERLRYATSEAEERYKVCSTARTKAPVVRAILDQHPGEPALVIGAYLEQLHELGEALDAPIVEGSTRNKEREKLFDAFRRGEIDRLVVSKVANFSIDLPEASVAVQVSGTFGSRQEEAQRLGRLLRPKAEGRQAHFYSVVSRDTLDTDYAAHRQRFLAEQGYAYRIVDADDLLGPALPDVG
- a CDS encoding ABC transporter permease, whose product is MKSLRKFLGKWGLLLVLLVAWEIVTRAAGSVYFLPPTRIAAHAWQLWLTGPAEQLWLTDAVFRDVLPSLGRLFGGWLISGAAGVAIGVALGRSRRATDYFGPLLDFFRSVPTPALVPLFLVLFTLGTPMQLATIVFGTVFTVVLNTADGAASVDAVKQHTARAFRIGRWDWWSRIVLPAAAPKIFAGLRISLSQALILMVVSEMVGASSGLGYQLVYAQQQFEFADLWAGIVLLALLGYLLNTALLAVQRRALTWQHGSADPARAKG
- the mdlC gene encoding benzoylformate decarboxylase, encoding MADAAVPTVRDVTRGLMRELGLTTVFGNPGTTEVPFLDQWPDDFRYVLGLQESVAAAMADGYAQQTGNAVLVNLHSAGGVGHALGAVFGAYRNRTPMIVLAGQQVRRLLPHDPFLGATEAPEFPKPYVKWSLEPARAADVPLALARAYQLAMQAPRGPVFLSVPADDWDEPGEPVEAPAPIAQPGADPAAISEFADALRSCLRPALVVGPAVIEEGAVREMVELAERTRAAVWLSPMVSRSSFPETHPQFAGFLQPSEAAVAADLAEYDLVGVFGAPAFTYHVFRGAAEREWPSSFLISDDPQILARAQHTRGIRAALGPALRQLLPELPQSERPLPTGRQLPELPPLTSPPPAEHVLSVLREQLPADAVVVTEAPTHKQTIQRFLPFDSPEQDFHAGASGALGYGISAVVGSALATRRPVVGVLGDGASMYGIQALWTAAQEHASLTVLVLDNEEYAAVRLLGEVGEDGKMPGVRLGGIDFVALAQGMGCAARRVDDLTEFDRELRAALAESGPTVLHVPVAPSGRRMY
- a CDS encoding o-succinylbenzoate synthase — its product is MSGATISLAELDSVRVYGLPMRTRFRGITRRQGVLLGGPGGWGEFCPFEDYDDAQSVPWLLAALEACAGDWPAAVRDTVPVNCTVPAVDGEQAHEIVSASGCSTAKVKVAESSQFAADDVERVAAVRDALGPAGAIRVDANAAWDVDTAVARIAELDRAAGGLEYVEQPCPSVEELAAVRRKVAVRIAADESIRRAEDPLRVAVAEAADVAVLKAAPLGGVRRALQVAEACGLPCVVSSAVESSVGLAAQLALAGALPELPFACGLGTTSLLDGDLVAESFVPRGGHLPVPRSAPLPDPARVAAATPSAEDQRRWLDRLTRVHQLLPA
- a CDS encoding ABC transporter ATP-binding protein; this encodes MRTMLEVAGLGHTYEGGHVAIRDLGFTVEEGQLTCIVGPSGCGKSTLLRLVGGLQRPTSGRVALRGEQIDGVPEDLAVVFQDYGRSLFPWMTVRGNVEFPLRTRSVKRRERAAEALSWVGLADAAKKYPWQLSGGMQQRVAIARALATRPELLLLDEPFASVDAQTRFELEDLLLSVREQYGSTILLVTHDIDESVYLGDRVLVLSRSPAEVVADLDVDLGSERDQIGTRASDGFITLRSHVAKLLQSGRAETAAN